The nucleotide window AGCGTGTACTGTAGCATAACTACAACAACgataaaatcaaatttcagtAATACAGCATGATATGATGAAGCATCGGCTGCTGCCTGACCTTTAGATTTTGACTGTACAGTTTCAAGAACATTCAGAAGGGACTTATAATGAGCCAAAAGCCAAGAAAGAGTGTCGACCCTTGACGTCCACCTCGTTTCAGACAGTTTAGGCATCATGGTTTGTCTCATTGCAGCTTCAAAAAGGGCGTCTTCATTTTCATACAGTAGGTCGAAGTCTAGGTCTTTGTTTGCTTCTTGTACCTCTTTCATCAAGATGGCCTTCCTTTTACTGACACCACAAATAAACCATGTTATTTTACCAAGTATTGTAAGCGCATTTCTTGCTTCCACcactttattacatgtattgactATTACCAGATTAAGACGATGTGAATTACAGTGAACAAAATACTTTGCTTCCGGGTGTGCTTCCTGAATTCTTTTCTGGACTCCTGATATTGCACCGGACATTGTAGCACAACCGTCATAGCCTTGTCCTCTCAGCTTTGTCAGGTCGAAACTCCAATTCTGTCCAAGATTATGCAAAATTACGTCACTAATAGTCTGTGCGTCAGTTTGGTCAACTTCTAAAAATCCAAGGAAATCTTCGTTGACTTTGTAACCGTCCTCCTCCATATTAACATATCTTACGCAAATAGACAGCTGTGCTTTCTCTGAAACATCTGTTGTCTCGTCAGCCATAACACTGAAAAATTCGGACTCTGTACAACGATCTCTTATTGCTTCACGAATTTCCAGTTCAcataaattaataaattcattttgaacTTTTGGCGACAAATATTTGTATTGTGCTGTCGATAAATGCAAACTCAGAACATCATCGAACTTGGCTTTCCagtcaataaaatattgaaaattgcCGTCTTCTTTACCGTCCTCCTTTATCCAGTTGCCCCGAAAAGCAATGTTTCTATGTCCAAGTCTTATTATAACGTCTATTATGGATATCAAGCATGCTCTGTTTCTCTTGATCTTTTCCTGGTGTGCTTTACTAATACTTTCTGTAACTTGTTCCTTCTCACCTTTAATTGTCATCAAAAACATCTCACATTTTTCTTGGGATAATTTATGTCTTTCTGATTTTGAATGTTTGTCTAATGCGCCTCGTTTATCTCCCATGGCGTTTTTCCAATCCCTGAATCCAATCTTTACAAATTCAGGATTTGTTTCTGATACTGTTACTGGAAATGCAATACAGTAGGCACAAAATGCACTTTCGTTTGAAAGTGAATACCGTAACCATGGTCTTTTTTCTTCCCAGCTATTGTTGTACCGCCTGCCTTGTTCGTTGACTGGATATCTAAATTTACTGTCTGGTACCCATTTATGTTCCAATAATTGTTGCCGTTCGTATTCTGTGAGATTTCTATCGATGAATTTTATTGGATCCTCATGATGAGTGAAATTCATTTGTGGATTATCTGATGGTGACGGACTTTTCGTGGTTGATGGAACATTCTCTGAGCTAGATCTCGAGGGCTCCTGCATATCTATATCGGAAGTTGGTTCTTGTGACGGAACATCAGTTGAACTAGATGGATCATGGGGCTCCTGTGGATCTTCCTCGGGTGTGCGTTTACTGAAATACGCCCCCAGTTTTGACTGTTTAAACGACATGGCTACCGGCGTCAGATAACCTGCATCAAAATATGTGCAATTCGTGATAACGGTTAGAGTGTCAATATCATCAGTTCGCAAAGTGCTCTTTCAAACAATTAAATCATAAAtcaatactatatatacatgtagtgagaAATTTCTGAAATTCTCCCAGGATAAAACCATAGgtaaaaccaaaaaaaatacCGATATTgcagtaaataaataaatattaaacactACAGAAGCATAAAACATGAAGGATAAGGGGTAAATGTACATGAGACAAAGTCCCTGACCCAATAAAATACATGGTAAAATCGCAATGGAACAACGTTTTTATTGTTGTTCTTCATATTTAAGTCGCAATGATCCCATCAACAATAAGCACCGGTTTGAGCAGAAGTCATTACTAGATGTCAATCAACACAACATCCGttccttttttatacaaatGTTCAATACACATGAAATAACGACAAACAGACCAGAAAACAATTGGCGTCGTCGAcagattattaacttttttttgTGTATCAATAccagaataaaaaacaatattggTCATTTCACTATTAT belongs to Ostrea edulis chromosome 7, xbOstEdul1.1, whole genome shotgun sequence and includes:
- the LOC125647365 gene encoding zinc finger MYM-type protein 1-like, with protein sequence MSFKQSKLGAYFSKRTPEEDPQEPHDPSSSTDVPSQEPTSDIDMQEPSRSSSENVPSTTKSPSPSDNPQMNFTHHEDPIKFIDRNLTEYERQQLLEHKWVPDSKFRYPVNEQGRRYNNSWEEKRPWLRYSLSNESAFCAYCIAFPVTVSETNPEFVKIGFRDWKNAMGDKRGALDKHSKSERHKLSQEKCEMFLMTIKGEKEQVTESISKAHQEKIKRNRACLISIIDVIIRLGHRNIAFRGNWIKEDGKEDGNFQYFIDWKAKFDDVLSLHLSTAQYKYLSPKVQNEFINLCELEIREAIRDRCTESEFFSVMADETTDVSEKAQLSICVRYVNMEEDGYKVNEDFLGFLEVDQTDAQTISDVILHNLGQNWSFDLTKLRGQGYDGCATMSGAISGVQKRIQEAHPEAKYFVHCNSHRLNLVIVNTCNKVVEARNALTILGKITWFICGVSKRKAILMKEVQEANKDLDFDLLYENEDALFEAAMRQTMMPKLSETRWTSRVDTLSWLLAHYKSLLNVLETVQSKSKGQAAADASSYHAVLLKFDFIVVVVMLQYTLGYIRPLSILLQSESCDLVKAHQEARDLLLIFQGIRSDSDRKFHDLYERSESIGDENNVVPTKPRIAQRQRHRANAPVESIEDHYRVNYFLPFIDHIISHLNSRFPEELKAIFYGNYLVPALLNKINPEIVNAMKTEYMNDLPHPNDLQQEIDRWAATCVRANLQSVKTLTDSIKYADVELYPNIHVILKLLLTLPVGSCACERSFSALRRLKTWCRATMTENRLCGLAMLHVHRNDNAGKVSPEAVLKRWDLSGTRKIELAFTDTD